The Neochlamydia sp. AcF84 genome has a window encoding:
- the ubiE gene encoding bifunctional demethylmenaquinone methyltransferase/2-methoxy-6-polyprenyl-1,4-benzoquinol methylase UbiE, which yields MSLYNKDNPQSLQQMFGSIAQQYDKTNAILSFQMHKLWNKKLIRTAMEKQHPSTYLDLCCGTGEIAFKYLKRCHLPCKAYLLDFCPEMLCCAKERANHLNLQPHTLTYLQADAQKIPLAEESIESATLAYGIRNIPHPQQCFNEIYRVLNTGGTVGILELTQPTQPFIKAGHKLYLKTILPIMGQLVTSNREAYEYLCNSIHSFISPQELESMLKLAGFKQTSMISLMGGIATILVAKKGN from the coding sequence ATGAGTCTTTACAATAAAGATAATCCACAGTCTCTTCAGCAAATGTTTGGGAGCATCGCTCAGCAATATGATAAAACTAATGCTATACTTTCTTTTCAAATGCATAAATTGTGGAACAAAAAGCTTATTCGTACAGCCATGGAAAAGCAACACCCTTCCACTTACTTAGACCTGTGCTGTGGCACGGGAGAAATTGCTTTTAAGTATTTAAAAAGGTGCCATTTACCTTGTAAGGCATACCTATTAGACTTTTGTCCAGAAATGCTTTGCTGTGCTAAAGAAAGAGCGAATCATTTAAATCTTCAGCCTCATACCCTTACTTATTTGCAAGCCGATGCTCAAAAAATCCCTTTGGCTGAGGAATCTATTGAAAGCGCTACGCTAGCCTATGGGATCCGTAACATTCCCCATCCTCAGCAATGTTTTAATGAAATTTATCGGGTGTTAAATACTGGGGGCACAGTAGGGATTTTAGAACTTACCCAACCTACACAGCCATTTATAAAGGCTGGACATAAATTATATTTAAAAACTATTTTGCCTATCATGGGCCAATTAGTAACTTCTAATCGCGAAGCTTATGAATATTTGTGCAATAGCATTCATTCATTCATATCCCCTCAAGAATTAGAGAGTATGCTTAAATTAGCAGGCTTTAAGCAAACTTCTATGATTTCCCTTATGGGCGGCATCGCTACCATTCTGGTAGCTAAAAAAGGTAATTAA
- a CDS encoding type II toxin-antitoxin system YafQ family toxin, which produces MLEIEFTTAIKKDLKKYQYQKDILLALHEVIDILAKQRSLPSKHRDHHLRGNWINHRECHVKNDVLLIYQINDNILFLTRFGSHSELF; this is translated from the coding sequence GTGCTTGAAATTGAATTTACCACAGCTATAAAGAAGGACTTAAAGAAGTATCAATATCAAAAAGATATCCTTCTTGCCCTTCATGAAGTTATTGACATATTAGCGAAACAACGTTCTCTACCCTCTAAACACCGTGATCATCATTTAAGGGGTAATTGGATAAATCATAGGGAGTGTCATGTTAAAAACGATGTCTTACTCATCTATCAAATCAATGATAATATTTTATTTTTAACTCGCTTTGGCTCTCATTCTGAGCTTTTTTAA
- a CDS encoding DUF3604 domain-containing protein, with translation MRRSICYCEPASAQAGEVNNWKFIYTSATSLPKGTRLKFDMLSNGRDIDWQIPSSNIKKITNIIYGELENGKMISAKEVPSTAHFTPDFEFILPSALEAGSNFTIVIGTTDLKKANKGGNRAQTNSQRRRPFHIYIDPTGQGNYGEPEVFCLDIKGNTLCSIRVVAPSYVTRNKRFDVIVRFEDQYGNLTSDAPDETLIELSYEHLRENLNWKLFVPETGFIALPNLYFNEPGIYTIRLLNTYTQQVFQSPPIKCFADNNKSVFWGILHGESERIDSTENIENCLRHFRDDKGMNFFGASPFESQEETSNEMWKLISQNLLEFDENDRFTTFLGTQWPGIPEEEGIRQIVFTKDHKQPLRKKDAKYSTLKKIYKSFSPKEIISIPTFTMGKGYEYNFKNFEPDYERVVEIYNAWGSSECLKKEGNLRPIQSHGKVGVQESAEGSIQKALLNNCRFGFVAGGLDDRGIYAPFFEGDQVQYSPGLTAIIAPEHTRASLAEALYTRSCYATTGERIIVGLYIAGMPMGSEISTAQKHGLLINRHISGFVAGTTRLKSVEIIRNGKVLKSFHPESYSLDFTFDDMTPLETVTVASKDKKPPFVFYYIRVVQEDGHMAWSSPIWVDYVPSAPKRPVSKNAKPAIKLESLQIAEEEEDNDFDYEEDDEDEDE, from the coding sequence ATGCGTCGATCTATTTGCTATTGTGAACCGGCCTCTGCTCAAGCAGGAGAGGTTAATAATTGGAAGTTTATTTATACTTCTGCGACCTCTCTTCCTAAAGGTACACGTCTAAAATTTGATATGCTGAGCAACGGTCGAGATATCGATTGGCAAATTCCAAGCTCTAATATCAAAAAGATAACAAATATTATCTATGGAGAGCTTGAAAATGGCAAAATGATTTCAGCAAAGGAAGTGCCTTCAACAGCTCACTTTACCCCTGATTTCGAATTTATTTTACCCAGTGCCTTAGAAGCGGGTAGCAACTTTACTATAGTGATTGGTACCACCGATTTAAAAAAAGCTAATAAGGGGGGCAATCGGGCTCAGACAAATTCTCAGCGTAGGCGACCCTTCCATATTTATATAGATCCAACAGGGCAAGGAAATTATGGTGAACCAGAAGTCTTCTGCTTAGATATAAAAGGAAATACTCTCTGTTCAATTCGTGTCGTAGCTCCTTCTTATGTTACGCGTAATAAACGCTTTGATGTTATTGTGCGCTTTGAAGATCAATATGGAAACTTAACCAGCGACGCGCCTGACGAAACTCTTATAGAGCTTTCCTATGAACACTTACGCGAAAATCTCAACTGGAAATTATTTGTTCCTGAAACGGGTTTTATTGCCCTTCCTAATCTTTACTTTAATGAGCCAGGTATTTACACCATCCGACTTTTAAATACCTATACGCAGCAAGTCTTTCAATCTCCTCCTATTAAATGTTTTGCGGATAATAACAAAAGTGTTTTTTGGGGAATTTTACATGGGGAATCGGAAAGAATTGATTCCACAGAAAATATTGAAAATTGTTTACGTCACTTCCGAGATGATAAAGGGATGAATTTCTTTGGGGCCTCTCCCTTTGAAAGTCAAGAGGAGACATCCAATGAGATGTGGAAGCTCATTAGTCAAAATCTTTTGGAATTTGATGAAAATGATCGTTTTACTACCTTTTTAGGAACCCAGTGGCCTGGTATCCCTGAAGAAGAAGGCATTCGACAAATTGTTTTTACTAAAGACCATAAACAACCTTTACGTAAAAAAGATGCTAAATATAGTACCCTTAAAAAAATTTATAAAAGCTTTTCTCCTAAAGAAATTATCTCTATTCCTACTTTCACGATGGGTAAAGGCTATGAGTATAACTTCAAAAATTTTGAGCCCGACTATGAGAGAGTAGTAGAAATTTACAATGCTTGGGGTTCTTCCGAGTGTCTAAAGAAAGAAGGGAATCTACGACCCATCCAATCGCATGGGAAAGTAGGAGTGCAAGAAAGTGCAGAAGGCTCTATCCAAAAAGCTCTTTTGAATAATTGTCGCTTTGGATTCGTAGCAGGAGGCCTTGACGATCGTGGTATTTATGCACCTTTCTTTGAAGGAGATCAAGTTCAATATTCTCCAGGCTTAACAGCGATTATTGCACCCGAGCATACGCGTGCTTCTTTAGCTGAGGCTCTTTATACACGCTCTTGCTATGCGACTACAGGAGAGAGAATCATTGTGGGGCTGTATATAGCAGGTATGCCAATGGGTAGCGAGATTTCTACTGCTCAAAAACATGGATTACTGATTAATAGGCATATTTCAGGATTTGTTGCCGGTACTACACGCTTAAAATCCGTGGAAATTATACGTAATGGAAAAGTCCTTAAATCTTTTCATCCCGAAAGCTATAGCTTAGATTTTACCTTTGATGATATGACCCCTTTAGAGACCGTTACCGTGGCCAGTAAAGATAAAAAACCTCCCTTTGTTTTTTATTATATTAGAGTAGTGCAAGAAGATGGCCACATGGCTTGGTCTTCTCCTATCTGGGTAGATTATGTGCCTAGTGCACCTAAACGCCCCGTATCTAAAAATGCTAAGCCTGCTATAAAATTAGAATCTCTTCAGATTGCTGAAGAAGAAGAGGATAATGATTTTGATTATGAAGAAGATGATGAGGATGAAGACGAATAA
- a CDS encoding type IV toxin-antitoxin system AbiEi family antitoxin domain-containing protein, translating into MKKKSKLELALAAFRKEGGILTMSEAIAIGIHRRELYTLRDRGDLEIVSRGLYRLVEMPAPSLPDFMPVAKKIPRGVICLISALAFHEVTTQIPHFVYVALPSQAHKPAISYPPMRYFWYTEELLKTGIQEHAIDGCTFKIFDIEKTLVDCVKFRNKIGMDVVLEALKMYWHSRKTNLDKLFEYAKLFRVKKILKPIMETIVSG; encoded by the coding sequence ATGAAAAAAAAATCAAAGCTTGAATTAGCGCTTGCAGCCTTTCGGAAGGAAGGAGGAATTCTTACTATGTCGGAAGCTATTGCCATAGGTATACATCGACGGGAACTTTATACTCTTCGAGATAGAGGAGATTTAGAAATTGTTAGCAGAGGCTTATATCGATTAGTCGAAATGCCTGCCCCTTCCTTGCCGGACTTTATGCCAGTTGCTAAAAAGATTCCACGGGGGGTCATTTGTCTTATTTCTGCTCTAGCATTTCATGAGGTCACTACTCAAATTCCTCACTTCGTTTACGTTGCTTTACCAAGTCAAGCTCATAAGCCTGCCATCTCTTACCCACCCATGCGCTATTTTTGGTATACTGAAGAGCTACTAAAAACAGGAATTCAAGAACACGCGATTGATGGTTGTACATTTAAGATTTTTGATATAGAAAAAACCTTGGTTGATTGTGTGAAATTTCGCAACAAAATCGGCATGGATGTCGTTCTTGAGGCGCTAAAGATGTATTGGCACAGCAGAAAGACAAATTTAGATAAACTCTTTGAATATGCTAAATTATTTCGTGTTAAGAAGATTCTAAAGCCAATTATGGAGACGATTGTCAGTGGATAA
- a CDS encoding nucleotidyl transferase AbiEii/AbiGii toxin family protein — protein MDKAVEKPRKNLGESIRQRLKNLSEQRNRPFDEILRYYAMERFLYRLSLSPYAEKFFLKGGLMLKVWDSTDHRATMDIDLLAKTSNQIDNLQRIITEVSEMGCEEDGISFDTQKLILRNTQTGGDYNGVSSSFSAKLFTTKMPVLIDIGFNDLIIPKPQRIQYPTLLGMPKPVLLGYTLETVIAEKLESIVKLALVNTRMKDFYDLWTILRHHEIKPEKLNVAIREVFANRETPLQRPIAFTRAFYDTKETQQRWNNFLSTMGKQQVKFEDVILELSIYLNNFFEN, from the coding sequence GTGGATAAAGCTGTTGAAAAACCTAGAAAGAATCTTGGCGAATCGATACGCCAACGATTAAAGAATCTATCAGAGCAAAGAAATCGGCCATTTGATGAAATTCTTCGTTACTATGCTATGGAACGATTTTTATACCGCCTTAGCCTTAGCCCCTATGCAGAGAAATTTTTTCTTAAAGGTGGCCTCATGCTAAAAGTCTGGGATTCAACGGATCATCGCGCCACTATGGATATCGACCTACTTGCTAAAACATCTAACCAGATTGATAATTTACAACGCATCATTACAGAAGTTTCAGAAATGGGCTGCGAGGAAGATGGGATCTCTTTTGACACGCAAAAACTCATTCTTCGCAATACACAAACTGGTGGGGATTATAACGGGGTAAGTAGTAGTTTCTCGGCAAAGTTATTCACGACAAAAATGCCTGTTCTTATTGACATTGGATTTAATGATCTCATTATCCCGAAACCTCAGCGGATTCAATATCCCACGCTTCTCGGAATGCCAAAACCAGTCTTGCTAGGCTATACTTTAGAAACTGTTATAGCTGAAAAACTAGAATCAATTGTAAAACTTGCTCTTGTGAATACTCGGATGAAAGATTTTTACGATCTCTGGACTATCTTAAGGCATCATGAAATTAAACCCGAAAAGTTAAATGTTGCCATTCGCGAAGTGTTTGCGAACCGCGAGACTCCTTTGCAGCGCCCAATAGCATTTACACGGGCATTTTATGACACCAAGGAAACTCAGCAACGTTGGAATAATTTTCTTTCTACCATGGGTAAACAGCAAGTTAAATTTGAGGATGTCATTTTGGAGCTGTCAATTTACTTAAATAATTTTTTTGAAAATTAA